The Numenius arquata chromosome 6, bNumArq3.hap1.1, whole genome shotgun sequence sequence TTGTCCAGCAGACTCCCCTTCCAAGGCCAAGctctccagctgcttctccatCTTCTCGCCATTGTCACAGAGCTCCAAGCCTGATTCCAGCCCGCTGCCTTGTGCCAACTCCAAGAAGTCCCTCAGGGGGAGCTGGAAGAAGAACCTGCATTTTGAGGAGCCCACCAGGCCGAAACCAGGAGAGCCTGCATGTTCCCCCTTCACAGGACCCATCATCACTCGGATAACTGATGGCATCTACCTGGGTAACCTCAACGCTGCCTACAGTGGGCGGGCACTGTGCACCAACAGCATTGACAGCATCATTGACATGAGCAGCCTGCCCAGTGACTGCAGCCTGAGCATCATACCCTGCATGTGCCGACGGGGAGAGTTCAGGCACAGCTGGTCACGCCTCAAGGTCGACATCCAGCCTCCGCTTCATGGGGATCATCACAAAAAGGGGCAACCCTGCTTCCGGGACATCAATGAGTGCATTGAAGCCTCGCTGGAGAAAGGGAAGCGTGTCCTCATCCACTGCAGGGATGGTTACTCTCTAGGTCCTACTTGCGTCATTCAGTACCTCATGGTCAAGCACAGCATGAGGCTGCTGGCAGCCTACGAGTTCGTGAGGGCACGGTACCCCCTGAACATCCAGGAGTGTCATCAGGACCTTCTGGTGGGtttggagatgtccctgcagcCTGGAGCTATCAACATCACATGTCTGAAGCACTCTCTTTCAAGGAAGATGGCGTGGAGCTAAATGGACAGGGTGGCTGTGGTGTTTTGTCAGAGGAAAAGCCAAAAGCCTTAACTCCATCTCATGGGTGAATGAGGTGACTGTAGCTGTGGGTGTGTAGGACAGCACTGGCACAAGATGCAAAGGCAATGCCCTTACTTTGTTCCTAGAGGCTGGTGCCGGCAGAAGTAGAGCATGGGGAGCTCTTTTAGGGATAcactggagggagagggagagttCTGGGCAGGATGGGAGCCATGTGCTTTGCTTTGGTTTGATGTGATTTTGGGAAAGCAAAGGGAAGTCAGACACTGTTTTGCTCAGTGGTCCTGCCTCAGCTTTTACCATGAGCTCAGCTGTTGCTGAGTAGAAGGCTTGTTTTTTTGCTAACAGTGTCATCCTTGGAAGTAAGACATGATGTCGTCTGGTGTCATGTCACTCCATAGTGCCTGTCCACTTGATGCTTGTAGGATGTTGAAGAGGAGGCAAGGTGTAAGGGTGTAGGAGATGGCCATGAGGGAGAGCTTGCATGGGTCCATTAGCCTAGTCCTTCCAACACACGGTGGTTCCCTGGAGAAACCTGGCCTGTCCCAGAAGTACCACATCTGAGTCTCTCTAAAGCACAGGGCAGAACCTCCTGTACATGAGGATGGTGAAAGTGCTCTGGGAATGGTGGGGCAGACTCATGGCATATTCCTCTAGCATGAGTGGAGGAGAACAAGGGCAGGGAACAAGGTCATCTGCTCCACAGGAGAGGTGCCCAAGTGTGAACAGTGTGTTCACTCCCAGCCCCTGTGCAATACCATCATACTTCATATTCATGAAACTGAGGTCCTCTCTGAAGGACTTCACTGGGGCTTCTTTATgtcttccttcagtttttctgCAAGGGACTTTTTCATTCATGACTCAAATGCTTGCACTACTTCCTTTGGAAACCGCTGTCTTTCTTAATGTTAACCATAGCTCCTACTTTgggatggttttgtttttctcttcttcctggtcctcactgttttttttcctcgtgATGTTTTAGGTCTGGAgcctctttctttgtttttttttgggagagctgcccttcaGCTTAACTTCTGTGCAAGGCAGCTCCAGCAAAAGCCTTATGCAGACTCGGAGGCTCAACCTGTTGGCCCAAAGTGGGGTCAGTTACCTGGCGTGCAGATGCCAATATTTGGGACAACAAACCTTCTGCTTACCTTGTTACCACACCTCACCATCCACTCCTTCCATATCCTACAAACACATCTGTTTTAGCCAAAATTTTGCTCATGggacttctttttttcaactTCTTTATTCAAGTATTTCTGGTCAACACTTCCCTATCACAAGGTGATAAACAAAACCTTGAACTCAGAGCAAATCTCTTTTGCTGTACTGCATGCCTGAGCTCCAGGAAGCTCAGAAAGCTGTCATTTCACAGGGCTGAAGGAAACTCCTTGGGTGTGGGAAATTTTTGAATGGATAACCTTCCCAGTTTTGATCCCTTCACCAAGAGCTGAGATGCTCTTTGAAGGACGAATGGGGCAGCAGTGGCTGGAATGCATGTAGATGCGTAGGGAGCTAAAGAAAATGGCTGTAGAGAGtttgaaaagaataataaaaagccaGTTTAACTCTCGAGTCAACCATGGCTTATGGAGTTAGCACTGAGAGGAGAAGTGAGGCAGTTAAGCTGTCCCTGAATGGGTGATTTCTGCTGTTGGCTGTTGAGGGTGGCCGCTGTCTGTCTGCAAGTGTGCTTGCTTTGGtctctgtgttttttgttttctgagaaactGGCATTAGTTGGGACAAGCAGACATTCTTCCTGCCAAACTGTCTGttttttgctgaagtccagatggGAGACGGGTGGTGGGTGCAGTGATGCCTCTACTAATGGGTTTTCCTCTGCGGCTGCAGTGAGGGATGCTCCTTGGGAGGGCAGAAGCCGCTGGAGTTTTAACCTCCGTGTTCACTAGGTGTGCCTGGAGCTGCAGACCCCTGTGTCCCTTAGACCTCACCGTCCTGGAGACATGGATGTGCAGGAGGTGAGTGAGGAAGAGGGTTGGATCAAGCCGATCCTTGTTACAGCTCTTCTCATGCCCAGATACTTCACTAGGCGCTGACCCACAGACATTGCAATGGGAGTCCAGATGAGGGCAAAACCAGCAGAACCTCTGCTGAACTGCACCTTCACTGTGCATTTCCAGGAGTCTCATGGTGGATTTGCAAGGGGGTATCTCAGATCTATAGGCCAGCATACATTGACACCAAGATGTTCTGTACCCAAACTGTCTACCTCTTGACGTTTCAGAGGGACAAATCCTGAGCAGGCCCAGCCTCGTCCACACTAGGGGTTTCTCTCTCCTCCACTGGCTACGGGGCCAAACCCCTGCAAGACACCAGCCCTGTCTCAAGGACTTGCTCTTCCTTCGCCAGCATCTGCAGCATTACTTGCATGATGCTAAAGGTGGTGAAACAGGAAGCTTGCAGGAGCAGATTTGCTGCTATCTATATAACCTCTGAGAGGCGCCTGGAAAATACTGTCAGGGCCACATCTGAATCAGCCTAAAAAACCCGGCTGAAAGAGGAGGGAGCGCCtcggctgggggaggagggagggagctgtttgGGCTCCTGTCTCCATGGGatcccctacacacacacacacacgcacacacacacactacgtGTGGTATGACTGGGCTGGTAAATATTTCTAGCTACATTTCCACCCGTTTCTTCCTCAGACCCATGGAGATACGGATCTGGGGCATCCCACAGCAGATGTGGGGGATTACCTTCCTTGCTGGTAGCTTGGGGCTGCTCCCCCAGGGCAGTGAGCCTCAGGGCTGCCTGCAGCGGCTCCGCtggcttgctttttaaaaaaccttaGTTGTGTTGAAATATTTCACAAAGGGGAGAGCTGCAAAGGCTTCCTGTGTGGTAAGTGAGGTTAAAAGAGCATGCTAGCGATAGATAGCTCACTCAGGGATTGCTCTTGCACATGCCATCAGTGGTGGATTGAGGGGTGCAGGCTCTTTCCCCTCTTCATTCCCAAAAGGCAGAGCTGCTTCCAAGCCCTTGGATGTGAATGGAGCTGTGCCTCTGTCCATGGATAGGCCACTCTGTCTCCAACAGAAAATTTTATTGGAAGCCTTGCAGATGGATAGCTGCATGCAGGGAGCCCAGGCTCCTCGCAACCTTGAAGCCATGTCTAGTGTCGCAGGTTGATgggaaaaagggggaggaaggctcCCTCCTCGGCACTCCCAAGGAAGAGCACCTCCCTGGCTCCTCCAGGGTGGCTCTGCTTCCCCACCCCACGGGTAGAAGgtgtcctccccctccccagccctctgtccctggctgctgccctctcctctgGGGCTGCCTGCCTGGCCTGCCCCAGCCAAGGGAGGTGCACAAGGGACTCTTGCACATCATTGGTCTGAGAAGGTCTCCATGCCCTTAAAGAGAAGGTGGATTTTCTGCTGAGCCACCCGAGAAGCCCTTTTATACCTCCTTACTCAGCCAGCTGCCTGCGGCTCGCCAGTCCGTCTTGTCCGGCCAGCAGCACTCTGGTTTTCTCCTCCAGGCTTGGGTGAGCTGTTTTGCATGTCTCTTACTGACCCAGCTTGCTCTTAGGGGTTGATGGGGCAGCAGATACACTCACCTGAGTTTTAGGGAGATAAATGCCAGGTGGGGTGACCTGCTGGGAGAAACGGGGGTGCTAATAAAACCTTCTCCATCCTTTGCCTGTGGGAGAGGGACCGTGCATTGGGAAGTTTCCCTCTGTCTTTTCCAGCAACCTTTCTCTTTGGTTTcattcctttcccccccctttttggctggttttgctctCCGGCTTGAGTGGCAAGGGCAAGCGGAGCCGTGAGTTCCCTGACGCTGACCTCCCCAGGGCCATAGGATGTGGGATCCTTTCCTTGCGGTACTCGGCGATGCTCCCTACTTACACCTGACCTGCTCTTTGCAGCGCCTTTCTCACCAAAAAACATCCTCGCACAGGGATGACATCCAAATTTACCACgtcccatcccctccctccccaagaaCAGGTGATTTACAGCCCACATTGCAAGCAGTGAGCTGCAGCCTGGCATTGTCCCCACGTTGTCCCCTCGCTTCCTCAGTGCTCGCAGCATCGCTGCTGCCGAAGTGGGTCCGTGCTGGTGCGGGGCAGGGACGCAAGTAAAAATAGCTGGCGTTCTTCGGCCGCCGTGTCCCTCAGCTGTGGCCCAGCCACCTGTGCTGGCTTTTGCTTCGCATCGTCCCAACCTCCCTGAGTCATGGGGGCTGGCACCGGGGAAAGGCTGCCGTCCGAGGAgacagctgcagctccttctgccGCTCCCTGACCATTTTTAGAAGcactttcctcctccccctgcccccctccctccccaaataatGTGATGGGCCTGCACATTTTCCAGGATAAAGTTTCCTTGGCCCTGCAAGCTGTGCCTTCTCGCTCGGGCATGAGCCCCCATTAACACTTCACCTCCCAACAGAGCCTCCCAGGTCTGCAGATGGCTGTGTTTCGGGGGCTTGTCTGCTCTGCAAAGGACTAGCTTAGTTTGGGCTCGGCTGACACACCTGCATCCTTCCATTAGGAGATACAAGCAGGAGATATTGCTCTGCTAGAAAAGTAAAATTCTATTTATGGGGAAGTTACAGCAAAACAAAGGTGTTCTTCCATCTCTTCCCTAATATGCTGTGTTGTACCTGTAAAATTTCCACTTAACGGAAATGCAAGGAATTGCCTGAGAAAATTCTTCGTGCCTTTGCCACTTCAACAACAACTTTCAACCCCATTCTACATCATCTGTGCTGAGGCTATTGTAACAGGCTCCTCTGTCCCACGCAATGGATGCATATACTGGCAGCGGCATTCTCTGAAGTCCTTCATTGTCACCTGGAGTTGCTGCCTGGCTCTGTTCCCAGGGTGTCCCAACCCTCTGCAGGCTTTGGGATATTTCTTGTTTGTGAAGTGGGGCAAGACTGCATGGTAAAGTTAAGCAGTAAACTGGAAatagctttttcctcttcttcattcaTTGTGTAAAATGGTTTCCTGGGGGTCAAACAAGAAACATGCTTGCAGGAATTACTGTCACAAATCTCTCTTTGAGACCAGACCAAATGGTGCTGGGCCAGAAGTCCCCTGATGCTGAGGTTTGTGTGGCTGTGAGTAGGTATGTGTTTGGCTCTCGTCCACAAACTGCAGCCTAGTTCCCCATATGATGAAAATTTGGAGAAGTTGGGAAATAAGAGCAAACctgttcctctttcttttttttttttttctagaggaatcttgctttgtttttaaacccCAAAAAGTCACCACCAGCATGAATAATtgtgaacctttttttttcctttgttttcattgCAGACTCACAACCATCTAAAGCAAGATGTCTGAGTAAGTTCCCATTTTTCTGTCTCTAATATTTTGTTGGCATTTAAACGCTTTTGTTCAACCGCCAACTTTTTATGCTTGTTAAGATTCCTCTGCTTGTTTCCGCTTAGGATGCTAactgcctttttctctcctttctcttccttcccttcgtTTTCCATCTGCTGTTCCTGAACAGTGAAGAGGTAAGTGTCTCTTgctggattttttcttttagcaatgcTCATGGTATCAATCCTGGCTTCCTGCTGGGAGTGTGTGGGGAAGAATGGTTCATGGCAAGAGTTTCTTGCTGACTCCTTCTGGTAAAGATGGGAAGtggaagaaaaatcccttttgaAGGTCTTTTCTGCCTCCTGACTTGGAGTTAgatgcttttttccctcctttcctgttTTCCCCAGCTGGCCACGAGATGGTGCTGGGAAAGTGGTGGTCCAGAGCTGCCTCCCCTGCATCACCCATCTACCACCCAGCCCTTGGCCGAGAACGCTCTCATCCTTCCCCCCACCTAGCCCCTCATTTTTTGCCCACTGAGCACTGCCAGATTGCTTCTCAGAGGTGATCGGGTGAGCCCTGGATCCAGGGCAGCGTGAGCGGTGTGGAGATTACATCCTTAGCAAGTTGTTCCTGCCTTGTGGCAGAACTGGAACAGGACTGGTCTTGACGCCTGGGGGTGGCTGGGGAAACACAAGGGAAGGTGTGAAAGAGTGGTGCATGGCTTTGTCACTCCGTATCTCCTCTTTGCAAGTTGCTCCATCCTTCGTCTCTGCTTGACACCTCCCCTTATGTCCAAAACACTACAAGCTCAAGCTTGTCGTCACCAAGAGAAAAGAGGATTTCAGGGACACACAGAAACTCCACGATATGGTGCTGATGTCCAACAGGTGCCTTGATTCCCCATCAAGCCCAGTGCCCCCAGGGAAGGCTGGGAGGGCACTCTTTGCTAAGCTACCAGTTTTCAGATGGAGAATAAGCCCTGGGCTAAAAGTGCTAAAGGAATCCACTCTCTTTTGGCCCATGGCCAGATTCATACAGCAAAATCCTGCCAGTTAATCGTGTGCTTCATCTCTGAGCtggatgcttttcctctgcaGAGTCCTTCAGCCCTGTCAAGAAGGCTTTAGCACCATTTGCATATGCAAAACAAGTCAAATTTTGGTACATTTCACTCTGCAGATCTTATCTACTTCCTCCTCTATGCAGCACAGATACACACCCAAATGCTGCTTTCTTACTCCCCCACCAAAGCATATCAGATGTCTGGCTGTGCTTCCCTTGCCACAGCCACACTCAGCCTTGTTTGGTCTTCTGGGCAAGATGCTGAGGAAACAGCTGCAATGCAGCAGCACATCAAGGTGGTGACTTCTTTTATGAATAGAAGACCTGTTGCTGCTGTTCTGGCACATCACAGGTACAGAAGGGCAGGCTTAGTCTTCCAGGCTCATTTGGCATCCCAGGGAAGAGGGAGCCAGTTTGCATCTTGCAGCTGcagctttgtggccctccaccTCTAGAGGCCAGGACAACCTCCAGGCCTGTAGACTCCATGGTTGTGTCTGTCCTCCATCTTTTTACCTGCTTGGCTGTCCTTCTCACTCGTGTGCCAGGGACCGCTCAGAAAGACGTCCCACAGCGCCCGAGTGCCCAGGGGCATCAGGGCAGTTGAGTGCAAGGCAAAACACATGTCTGAGTGAAgaggaaattagagaaaaaaagtctgaagaagTCAAGTTTGAAGTTATATTTCATATGCACATCTTCAAGTTCATCACATTCATTATCTTCTTCTGAGGCACTTTGCAGGTTTTAGCTACCTGAGGCTGGCAAAGCTGGGTTCAGCAGGGAGCCTCTTCTTTGAGTGCTGCTGGTTTGGGGATCAGTTGTGTGTCAAGCTGTACTTCCTGGCTGGAGCCAACTCCCTGGAATGGCTGCAGGTCCTTGGCAGACTGTGGGGTTGTATGTGTAAGGGGAATGGAAAGGGGAATGGGCACCTGGTAACCTGCTTTTCTCTCATTCCTCCCACTTTCAGAAAAAGAGGAGGGCAGCCACTGCCCGTCGGCAGCACCTGAAGGTACGTGACACTGCTGGGGCTGGACGAGGTGTGTCCCaaccatcccatctcccatcctGAGCCAGCCAGCTTGCGGCACTCTCCCTCCTGGAAGAGGCCATGATGCACAACCTGCACCCCGCCCTCCCCCTTCCACACTCCTTACTGGGTCCTCACCAGTATCCCTTGCTTGGAGATGCTGGTATTGCTGGGGACCACCCTAAGATAACTATCCATTAGGGCCCTCCCTTGCTTGCCCGCCTCCCTCACCTCCACTTCGTGCTgattttcctcctgctgccttcCAGAGTGCTATGCTCCAGCTCGCTGTcactgaaatagaaaaagaagcagctgctAAAGAAGTGGAAAAGCAGAACTACCTGGCAGAGCATTGCCCTCCTCTGTCGCTCCCAGGTTCCATGCAGGAACTTCAGGTAAAGGCTTCTTTAACCCTTTCACTGTGCTGGAGCAGACAGGATTTGGCTCCGTCAGTCAGCCTGGTGGATCTAGATTGTCCTCCCTGTCTTGACCACCTTCTTACCTGTGGGTGCCCTGGAGCTGGCTTGGTGTGTAATTGGCCTGAGAGACAGCTGGGGTCTCCGCATAAAAAAAAGCGGTCTGGCTGGCAGGAAAGCTGCATTTCTAATGATGTGTTTGAGGCAGTGTTTGCATGAAGCTGGTAGCATGGAGACCAGGAGCTGGCCTGTGAGCCACGCTTCACCATCAGGTCTTGACCCAGTCTGGTCTTCTGGACTGAGGTCTTTCAGAGCCAGAGTGGTCAGGAGAGATAAATCACATGTGTGAGTCCTAGCAGTCAACATCcctgtctgcttttccttccaggaGCTGTGCAAAAAGCTTCATGCCAAGATAGAGTCTGTGGATGAGGAGAGGTATGACACAGAGGTGAAGCTACAGAAGACTAGCAAGGAGGTGAGTTTCTGCTGGAGCCATCCCTCAGGGAAGTCTCCAGCTCATCCTTTGTGCCTCCTTGTGCTGCTTGGGTCTGTCTCACGAAACCCATGCCCTGCTCTCTCTGTGCCCCCCGATTTTGTCCCCCTGAAGCTGGAAGACTTGAGCCAGAAGCTCTTTGACCTGCGGGGCAAGTTCAAGAGGCCGCCCCTGCGTAGGGTGCGCATGTCCGCTGATGCGATGCTGCGGGCCCTGCTGGGCTCCAAGCACAAGGTCTGCATGGACCTCCGAGCCAACCTGAAGCAAGTCAAGAAGGAGGACACTGAGAAGGtactccttccctctcccctatGCCCACACAGGAGTTGGCCTCTGTTTTCTGGGGCTCACGCCTCCCTCTGTGATAGACAGAGCTGAGGGTGAGACTTCCCCTGTAATGTTCTTCCTGCTCAATATTGCCTCCTCTGGTATCCGTGATGTTGAAAAAGGAGAGTGCAGCCCCAAAAGATGTACAGCATGAGTGGAATTGGGTTCCTGTAGCTGACACAGGGTTTTTCATGGGGCGACGGGTGAAGGGTCCTGCCTGGGTGGGTTCTCGATCGGGGGGATACCGCTTGCACCCACCTGCCCATCCCTCCCCCAGGAGAAGGACCTCCGCGATGTCGGTGACTGGAGGAAGAACATCGAGGAGAAGTCTGGCATGGAGGGCAGGAAGAAGATGTTCGAGGCTGGCGAGTCCTAAGCACCTGCCCCTCCACACCTGTCCTTCACTCCCTCCTGTCCCCGCCGTCCCCCTGTGTTCAAGGGCACCGACTGGGTGCTGTTTCTCTCTGGTGTTGCGAAAAGCTGTgtcctggcagcagcagtgtAAATAAAGCTTTGGCGGGAGAGGCGGGTGTTGCCTGCCTGGGGTGCCAGACCCCAGCCCGTGCCATGGTGCCAGCAGGGTCTGCCCCCAccatgggggtcctggtggggatggggaggcttTGGCAGGGGCTGTGCCGTGGGAATGGGGATAAGGGACCTCTCTGGTCTCCCTCTGAAGCTGGGGATGCTCATCCCCCTTGTTGCAGAGAGGAAAGGGTGAGGCTGTGCCACCATGCTCCACTGACATCCTCCCGCCAGATTGTACGACCAGCTCCTGGCCACGTTCTTCCTTCACTGGTGgcaaagagacaaagagaaaagagTCCATGCCCCAGGAGGTGTTGCAGAACCTCCAGACACGGTGGCAACAGCAAGAAGCTGtggagaaggagcagagctggggagggcgGTGAGGGGTGACGGCTACAGGGTAGAAGCAGACCTTATGGCTCCAGTGGGCTTTGAGAAGTGTGAAGTCAGGATAACCTTGACAGCTCCTGCAGTAGTGCACTGTTAGGGTGCTGTGATTTAGAGATGCTGGCTGTCCTCAAAGTGGCATGGGAAGCTGGGGGAGCAGTAGGTCACCCCTCTTTCTGCCATGGTGGGGTTGTCTGTACCCCCTGATTTTCCCTTTGGGTTAGCCCACTTTCCAATTTCGAGCTGCCAGTAGAGGCAAAACCTTGAAATAGTCCCAATggtttcaaaaaacaaacaaaaaaacccccaaatttgcCTTCCTTCTGCCCCTCTCCCATCCCCCCAAAACCTCAGCCCATGAAGTTTCCGGCACAGCTCACTTCTGCTGAGCACAGGAAAACTGAAACGGTGGCAGCACCCTTGCTCCGGAGCCATCTGTGGGGCTGTTGTGCTGGCCAGGGGAGAAGATGTCAGACTCGGAGGGCTGCCAGGAGGGTGCAGAAGGTGTCAACCGAGTGGGAGATGAATCCCCCGAGGAGAGCGAAAGGTGAGGCCTCGGGACTGGGTACCTCAATGCCATGGCTGCATTTCAGTCCCAGGAAACTGGGAGGGGTGATGGTGGGAAAGAAAGATGCGCGGCAAAATGATGATGACTGATGAGGCTGAAATGGGTCAGGTGCTCTGGCAGGCTTTTGACAAGCTTCTCCAGCTAGACTTAGGCTTCCTAAAGGTCTCATCTCCTTTGAACTTCAAAGCCTTAGGAAGGGGGTTTGATCAAGTGGGGAAcaacagctccagcagcaggCAAGCTCAGCAAGGGGTCTGGCAACCTGGACCTGCTCTGCGGGGTGGAGGTCAGCTGCCTCCTCTCCTTGCAGTGAATGCTGGGCACATCTGATTTCTTGCTGTCTCCCCTATGCCTCTAGCCGAATTAGCTTGGCGATGTTTCAATCTAGTTGCTGTAAGGTTATAGATCTCCCCGGGCCTCCACTCTGCTTTGTTATTTTATCAGCAGAGATGATTGTAAAATTTGGGGTCTGTTTGCTCCAATACAGACAGTTTTCCATGGGGGTTAAAAGGAGACAGACCAGTAGCAGAGAACGCATCTGTCTGTGGTGGAGGCAGAGAGAGATAAGCTTGGCTGAGATGTATCACCCAGAAGTACTCAGATTTGGACTGGATGCAGGCTTAGCATCCATGGAGCTTGGGGGGTTGCCTGATTTTTTGCCTCC is a genomic window containing:
- the TNNI2 gene encoding troponin I, fast skeletal muscle translates to MLQLAVTEIEKEAAAKEVEKQNYLAEHCPPLSLPGSMQELQELCKKLHAKIESVDEERYDTEVKLQKTSKELEDLSQKLFDLRGKFKRPPLRRVRMSADAMLRALLGSKHKVCMDLRANLKQVKKEDTEKEKDLRDVGDWRKNIEEKSGMEGRKKMFEAGES